A stretch of the bacterium genome encodes the following:
- the atpH gene encoding ATP synthase F1 subunit delta encodes MRRISGALVRRYARALFQAADQASVLPAVRDDLAAVTGAWRENPEFAQLVLNPRLSRGKVRALLMALADRVAAQTLTRNFLELLLEKDRMDVLAQLGPHFNRLWRDHQGEIEVTVTTAVPIGDALKQTVLDHLARRSGKKPVVAWRNDESLLGGIVVEWPDRVFDGSLARKLENLRASLAPPIFAPSQSSL; translated from the coding sequence GTGAGACGCATTTCGGGAGCGCTGGTTCGACGCTACGCGCGGGCGCTGTTTCAAGCTGCCGACCAGGCGAGCGTCTTGCCGGCCGTGCGCGATGATCTCGCCGCCGTCACCGGAGCGTGGCGCGAGAATCCGGAATTCGCCCAGCTCGTGCTGAATCCGCGCCTGTCGCGCGGCAAAGTCCGGGCATTGCTCATGGCTCTCGCCGACCGCGTCGCTGCGCAAACCTTGACTCGCAACTTCCTTGAACTGCTCCTCGAAAAGGACCGGATGGACGTGCTCGCGCAGCTTGGCCCCCACTTCAACCGCCTCTGGCGCGACCATCAGGGAGAGATCGAAGTCACCGTCACCACCGCCGTTCCCATCGGCGACGCGCTCAAACAGACCGTGCTCGATCATCTCGCCCGGCGGAGCGGCAAGAAACCCGTGGTCGCCTGGCGGAACGATGAATCGCTGCTCGGCGGCATCGTCGTGGAGTGGCCCGACCGCGTCTTCGACGGCTCGCTTGCGCGTAAGCTCGAAAATCTGCGCGCCAGTCTCGCGCCGCCGATTTTCGCTCCATCCCAGTCATCACTGTAA
- the atpF gene encoding F0F1 ATP synthase subunit B — MGFQNVLSIEPGSIIWTIVTFLVVAWLIGKFGWKPILSGLKVREESIRRDLETARAERERSSALLAEYQMAITNAKKESAEIIQKAQESASEVMDSARAESKELSLKMIERAKSEIERDTDAARTELKKYVADLTARAAARLIGRTVDAKEHEQLILDALREDR, encoded by the coding sequence ATGGGATTTCAAAACGTCCTCAGCATCGAACCCGGTTCGATCATATGGACGATCGTCACGTTCCTGGTGGTGGCCTGGCTGATCGGCAAGTTCGGATGGAAGCCGATCCTGTCCGGCCTCAAGGTGCGTGAAGAGTCCATCCGCCGGGATCTCGAAACCGCCCGCGCCGAACGCGAACGCTCCTCCGCGTTGCTCGCCGAGTACCAGATGGCGATCACCAACGCCAAGAAGGAATCGGCCGAGATCATCCAGAAGGCGCAGGAATCCGCTTCGGAAGTCATGGATTCGGCTCGCGCCGAGAGCAAAGAACTCTCGCTGAAGATGATCGAGCGCGCCAAGTCCGAGATCGAACGCGACACCGACGCCGCCCGAACCGAACTCAAAAAGTACGTCGCCGACCTCACCGCCCGCGCCGCCGCTCGCCTGATCGGGCGAACGGTGGACGCCAAAGAGCACGAGCAACTCATTCTCGATGCGCTGAGGGAGGATCGGTGA
- a CDS encoding ATP synthase F0 subunit C, which translates to MESGLPLLGAAIGAGMFALGAGFGIGKIGSSAMEAIARQPEAAGKIQGAALVMAGLVEGAALFSFLIQILIWTK; encoded by the coding sequence ATGGAATCAGGTCTTCCCCTTCTCGGAGCGGCGATCGGAGCCGGGATGTTCGCCCTCGGCGCCGGTTTCGGTATCGGCAAGATCGGCAGCTCGGCCATGGAAGCGATTGCCCGGCAACCGGAAGCCGCCGGCAAAATCCAGGGAGCCGCGCTGGTCATGGCCGGTCTCGTCGAAGGAGCGGCACTGTTCTCGTTTCTTATCCAAATCCTGATCTGGACCAAGTAG
- the atpB gene encoding F0F1 ATP synthase subunit A, producing the protein MKSAFVSLLIIALIGFVGIGTVRAEDDPAHSVADPHAAPAVEQTPATAEHAAAEHATDGHGGQHEEGVGAVIIHSLTHHLVDAEKFELFGLILPLPTVTIGPFRLITKHQVWWLIAMLLVLLATVIAGRQKTTVPTGLRNAFEVLIVFIRDEVLKPNLHGRTDAFLPYFLSLFTCIFFSNLLGLLPWGTTSTGNINVTAGLSLCTLGLMIGMGVLQNGVRGFLAEFTPPGVPLWLMPLMVIVEIASFMIRPFALTIRLFANMLAGHAVIAVVLALIVTPIFALPSVAVATFVTLLEILVALIQAYIFCILTAVFTGLAMHPAH; encoded by the coding sequence ATGAAATCCGCGTTCGTTTCCCTTCTTATCATCGCTCTGATCGGATTCGTCGGTATCGGAACGGTTCGCGCCGAGGACGATCCTGCTCATTCCGTCGCCGACCCTCATGCGGCCCCGGCCGTCGAACAAACTCCCGCGACCGCAGAGCACGCGGCCGCTGAGCATGCGACCGACGGTCACGGCGGCCAGCACGAAGAGGGCGTCGGAGCCGTTATCATTCATTCGCTGACGCACCACCTCGTGGACGCGGAGAAGTTCGAGCTGTTCGGTCTGATCCTTCCCTTGCCCACCGTCACCATCGGGCCGTTCCGCCTGATTACCAAGCATCAGGTGTGGTGGCTGATCGCCATGCTGCTCGTTCTTCTGGCGACCGTCATCGCCGGACGGCAGAAAACCACCGTGCCCACCGGTCTGCGTAACGCTTTCGAAGTGCTGATTGTGTTCATCCGTGACGAAGTCCTGAAACCGAATCTGCACGGGCGGACCGACGCTTTCCTGCCCTACTTTCTCAGTCTGTTCACCTGCATTTTCTTCTCGAATCTGCTCGGACTCTTGCCGTGGGGAACGACCTCCACCGGCAATATCAACGTTACCGCCGGACTATCCCTCTGCACGCTCGGCCTGATGATCGGTATGGGAGTCCTGCAAAACGGCGTGCGCGGTTTTCTGGCCGAATTCACGCCGCCCGGTGTCCCGCTCTGGCTCATGCCGCTCATGGTCATCGTCGAGATCGCCAGCTTCATGATCCGGCCCTTTGCATTGACGATTCGTCTGTTTGCCAACATGCTGGCCGGCCACGCCGTCATCGCCGTCGTCCTGGCGTTGATCGTTACTCCGATTTTCGCGTTGCCGTCGGTGGCCGTGGCGACCTTCGTAACGCTGCTCGAGATTCTGGTGGCGCTCATCCAAGCCTACATCTTCTGCATCCTGACGGCGGTGTTCACGGGTCTGGCCATGCATCCGGCCCATTAG
- a CDS encoding AtpZ/AtpI family protein, with product MEHPPKPNEPPSDSPLARTGLPSARRSDLADPLQIGVTIVGTTAVVGGIGWWLDSFFGTFPILMAIGAASGLFGIIYLTYIRLQEADRRARKAEQDEHSTRPGEKT from the coding sequence ATGGAGCACCCGCCAAAGCCGAACGAGCCGCCGTCGGATAGTCCCCTCGCTCGCACCGGACTGCCGTCCGCGCGCCGTAGCGACCTTGCGGATCCCCTCCAGATCGGCGTCACCATCGTCGGTACGACCGCCGTCGTCGGCGGAATCGGCTGGTGGCTGGATAGCTTTTTCGGCACGTTCCCCATTCTCATGGCCATCGGAGCCGCGTCGGGTCTGTTCGGAATCATCTATCTGACGTATATCCGTTTGCAGGAAGCCGACCGTCGGGCGCGCAAAGCCGAGCAAGATGAGCACAGCACGAGGCCGGGCGAGAAGACATGA
- a CDS encoding polymer-forming cytoskeletal protein translates to MSKWSASASRAAIGGDISTLLSKDTEIRGSVKTQGPIRIDGSVIGDLTSAKTITIGATGVVDGNVTGEDVIIAGKVKGTLTARGKIALESTAQIEGDLHTSRLSIAEGAMFRGQSNMGSVTRPAARAIELDRDHGAPAKAERAAVG, encoded by the coding sequence ATGAGCAAATGGAGTGCTTCCGCTTCCCGCGCTGCTATCGGTGGGGACATCTCGACTCTGCTCAGCAAGGATACCGAGATTCGGGGATCGGTGAAGACACAAGGACCGATCCGCATTGACGGCAGCGTCATCGGTGATCTCACGTCCGCTAAGACGATTACTATCGGCGCGACCGGAGTCGTGGACGGCAACGTGACCGGCGAAGACGTCATCATCGCCGGAAAGGTCAAGGGAACGCTCACCGCGCGCGGTAAAATCGCCCTCGAGAGCACTGCCCAGATCGAAGGCGATCTTCACACCAGCCGCCTGTCCATCGCCGAAGGGGCCATGTTCCGCGGACAATCCAACATGGGAAGTGTCACCCGGCCCGCCGCTCGCGCCATCGAGTTGGATCGCGATCATGGAGCACCCGCCAAAGCCGAACGAGCCGCCGTCGGATAG
- a CDS encoding M23 family metallopeptidase, with translation MGAKRRRSWKVLIIPDDESGVRQYRLTQIGLTALIGIAALLVLYAAAETILFWVVAKRAAEVEPLRQRVSELESSGDKAAQLGVQLAELRSLEQQIRRMMAGGRTDLSESVPWDRTGQATGQSSMESYPRTPDSRVSVNPVADARGVGKASFTAMDVPTLPPVRGYVTRRFTVADSDNPLAHYGLDIAAAEGTPVRAAADGLVVFADWTYRYGNLAVIQHRSDFVSFYGHNQVLLVQPGERVRQGEPIALVGNSGLSTAPHLHFELWHGGSPVDPTSLLARLP, from the coding sequence GTGGGTGCGAAGCGGCGGCGTAGCTGGAAGGTTCTTATTATCCCCGATGACGAATCGGGTGTTCGCCAATATCGTCTGACCCAAATCGGCCTGACCGCTCTGATTGGGATCGCCGCTCTCCTCGTCCTTTATGCGGCTGCCGAAACGATTCTGTTCTGGGTCGTTGCCAAACGCGCCGCCGAGGTGGAACCTCTCCGGCAGCGGGTGAGCGAGCTCGAGAGTTCCGGTGACAAGGCTGCCCAGCTTGGCGTCCAACTGGCCGAATTGCGGTCTCTGGAACAGCAAATCCGCCGCATGATGGCCGGAGGCCGAACCGATCTCTCCGAGTCGGTTCCGTGGGATAGAACGGGGCAGGCCACCGGGCAATCCTCAATGGAAAGCTACCCGCGCACGCCTGATTCACGGGTTTCCGTGAATCCCGTGGCCGATGCCCGTGGGGTCGGAAAAGCCTCCTTCACCGCCATGGACGTTCCTACCCTGCCGCCGGTGCGGGGCTATGTCACCCGCCGGTTCACGGTGGCCGATTCCGATAATCCGTTAGCCCACTACGGTCTGGACATTGCCGCCGCTGAAGGCACTCCGGTTCGGGCCGCCGCCGATGGGCTTGTCGTTTTCGCCGACTGGACGTATCGTTATGGAAATCTTGCGGTTATACAACACCGGTCGGACTTTGTCAGCTTCTACGGCCACAATCAAGTGCTGCTCGTCCAGCCCGGCGAGCGAGTGCGGCAGGGAGAACCGATTGCCCTCGTGGGCAATTCCGGCCTAAGTACGGCTCCCCATCTCCATTTTGAACTTTGGCATGGCGGATCCCCCGTGGATCCCACCAGCCTGCTGGCCCGGCTTCCATAG
- the rlmB gene encoding 23S rRNA (guanosine(2251)-2'-O)-methyltransferase RlmB, with amino-acid sequence MNRRKGKGSPSPKVGSRAPASRGPAKTDKPGPTAGLFHLYGRKPILEALRLGLVQNVELTRRAHGQTITAIREQAERQRVPISMMDSFPVEEGLTVQGVRALARPPVMRYDIRDFLASLPDSPPPLIAMLDGVTDPQNLGAILRSAEAAAVSAVVIRERRQAGITEAVVKASAGAAYLVPVFQVVNLSQAARMARESGFWVVATAAEPKALSYRSYHWNGKTLLILGSEGMGVSALLRRDCDVVVSIPIFGSMDSLNVSVAAGILFFEAARGRGLIE; translated from the coding sequence ATGAACCGCCGCAAGGGCAAAGGGAGTCCGAGCCCCAAAGTAGGTTCCAGAGCACCTGCCTCTCGTGGTCCAGCGAAAACTGACAAGCCCGGCCCGACCGCCGGGCTATTCCACCTTTATGGCCGCAAGCCGATTCTCGAAGCGCTCCGTCTGGGATTGGTTCAGAACGTGGAGCTTACGCGGCGGGCTCATGGACAAACCATCACTGCCATTCGCGAACAGGCCGAGCGGCAGCGCGTTCCGATTTCGATGATGGATTCTTTTCCCGTCGAAGAGGGATTGACCGTCCAGGGAGTTCGCGCACTGGCCCGGCCTCCGGTCATGCGGTACGATATCCGGGATTTCCTGGCCTCTCTACCTGATAGCCCGCCTCCTCTTATCGCCATGCTCGACGGAGTCACCGATCCACAAAACCTCGGAGCCATCCTGCGCTCGGCCGAGGCCGCGGCGGTCTCCGCAGTAGTCATCCGCGAGAGGCGGCAAGCGGGAATTACCGAGGCGGTCGTAAAGGCCTCCGCCGGAGCCGCCTACCTTGTCCCCGTTTTTCAGGTGGTGAATCTGTCTCAGGCCGCCCGGATGGCAAGGGAATCGGGCTTCTGGGTCGTGGCTACCGCCGCCGAACCAAAAGCCCTTTCCTATCGCTCCTACCACTGGAATGGCAAGACCTTACTCATCCTCGGCTCCGAGGGCATGGGTGTATCAGCCCTCCTCCGGCGTGACTGCGACGTGGTCGTTTCTATCCCGATTTTCGGAAGTATGGACAGCCTGAACGTGTCGGTGGCGGCCGGGATTCTGTTCTTCGAGGCCGCTCGCGGGCGGGGATTAATCGAATAG
- a CDS encoding ParB/RepB/Spo0J family partition protein, with the protein MKARKGLGKGLAALISEAEVPAEAGTLVTDIPVDRVDPNPFQPRQVFDEESIEELKQSIQAQGILQPVLVRRMDDRFQLIIGERRWRAARAAGLDSIPALIRDRASDEEMLELALLENVQREDLNPIELAQAIQSLQAKCSLTQEAVSQKLGVSRAHVANILRLLKLPKEIQAALAAGRITVGHARALLSVENPRRRDRLFRSFLADGRPTVREAEDLTRRAPKPRTGADLTADRQQQLALSKIEERLRLRFSTRIRIKPKGKGGVLEIQFFTSEDLERILEMIEG; encoded by the coding sequence ATGAAAGCGCGCAAAGGACTCGGCAAAGGATTGGCCGCGCTCATCAGCGAGGCCGAGGTCCCGGCGGAAGCCGGAACGCTGGTCACCGACATTCCCGTTGACCGCGTGGATCCCAATCCCTTCCAGCCGCGACAGGTCTTCGACGAGGAATCCATCGAGGAGCTCAAGCAGTCCATTCAGGCGCAGGGCATTCTCCAGCCGGTGCTCGTCCGTCGCATGGATGACCGCTTCCAGCTCATCATCGGCGAACGTCGCTGGCGAGCCGCGCGAGCGGCCGGCTTGGACAGCATCCCGGCTCTGATTCGAGACCGGGCGAGCGATGAGGAAATGCTCGAGCTCGCCTTGCTTGAGAACGTCCAGCGGGAGGACCTCAATCCCATCGAACTCGCGCAAGCGATCCAGTCTCTTCAGGCCAAGTGTTCGCTTACTCAGGAAGCGGTGTCGCAAAAACTCGGCGTCAGCCGCGCCCATGTAGCCAATATTCTCCGGCTTCTCAAGCTTCCCAAGGAGATTCAGGCTGCTCTGGCGGCGGGACGGATCACGGTCGGTCATGCCCGCGCGCTGCTTTCCGTCGAAAATCCCCGCCGTCGCGACCGCCTGTTTCGTTCCTTTCTGGCCGACGGCAGACCCACCGTTCGCGAGGCCGAGGACCTCACCCGTCGCGCACCCAAACCTCGTACTGGAGCGGACTTGACTGCCGATCGCCAGCAGCAGCTTGCACTGAGCAAGATCGAGGAACGACTTCGCCTGAGGTTCTCTACCCGCATTCGCATAAAACCCAAAGGCAAAGGCGGAGTTCTGGAAATACAATTTTTTACGTCCGAGGACTTGGAACGGATACTGGAGATGATCGAGGGATGA
- a CDS encoding ParA family protein: MPKAIAIANQKGGVGKTTTAIHLGVGLALEGYRTLLVDMDPQHNATAGLGLPVSENRPGTYDLLINDLPVHEVIRKTAYERLDVITSDERLHGAEIEMVAKIAREHLLSQALKNLNDEYTFVVMDCPPSLGLLTLNSLTAASSVLVPMQCEYFALEGLAHLMKTVRLVQRHLNPGLQIEGIVLTMYDGRLNLSRQVADEIAQVFGERVYKTAISRNVRLSEAPSYGQPVYSYDPSSRGAQNYRDLTREFLVAQGLPVEEAAA; the protein is encoded by the coding sequence ATGCCCAAAGCGATTGCCATTGCCAATCAGAAAGGCGGAGTGGGGAAGACCACCACCGCCATTCACCTCGGAGTCGGCCTGGCCCTCGAAGGCTATCGCACGCTCCTCGTGGACATGGATCCCCAGCACAATGCGACGGCGGGTCTCGGTCTGCCCGTCAGCGAGAATCGTCCCGGCACCTACGATCTCCTCATCAACGATCTCCCCGTTCACGAGGTCATTCGCAAGACCGCCTATGAACGTCTCGATGTAATCACTTCCGATGAGCGTTTGCATGGTGCCGAAATCGAGATGGTCGCCAAGATCGCCCGCGAACATCTCCTCTCGCAGGCGCTCAAGAACCTGAACGACGAGTACACGTTCGTCGTCATGGACTGTCCGCCGTCGCTCGGTTTGCTTACGCTCAATTCCCTCACCGCCGCTTCCTCCGTGCTGGTTCCCATGCAGTGCGAGTACTTCGCTCTGGAGGGACTGGCGCATTTGATGAAGACCGTGCGGCTCGTGCAGCGGCATCTCAATCCCGGTTTGCAGATTGAAGGCATCGTTCTCACCATGTATGACGGCCGTTTGAATCTCTCGCGTCAGGTCGCCGACGAAATCGCTCAGGTGTTCGGCGAGCGAGTGTACAAGACGGCCATTTCCCGCAACGTCCGCCTGTCCGAAGCCCCCAGCTACGGCCAGCCGGTGTACAGCTATGATCCGTCTTCGCGCGGCGCGCAGAACTACCGCGATCTCACGCGGGAGTTCCTCGTCGCGCAAGGACTACCTGTAGAAGAGGCGGCGGCATGA
- the recG gene encoding ATP-dependent DNA helicase RecG gives MTASRLSAPVSSVPYVGQEREKTLAELGIVTVEDLLELFPRRYLDRSRIMKVKDLQLTEHEVTIVGEVAYVQPMRSRRGKQWLVAGIDDGTDVLQCVWFQGIAYWKKSMRVGDLVAISGVVQEMGGWRIVHPALDRLKEEGDRELYHTGRIISLYPGSLPLRKVGLESATLRRIMRAALNIAHPELIEFLPERDLRMIGALSRAEACEQIHFPDSWESLQAAWQRVRFEELFFYQLLFAYRRHLNSSAPGGVAFENIGPITRTVLKALPFELTQGQRQVLHEIRTDLEKPIPMQRLLQGEVGSGKTTVALLAMAMAADSGWQSAIMAPTELLAQQHAQRITESAEAAGLRTCLLRGGLKVREKRAILADIAAHDVNIVIGTHALLEENITFSKLGLVVIDEQHRFGVEQRSALRSKGTRPHLLLMTATPIPRTMRLAHMGDLDESVLRDLPGGARQVATVRRAELDRENIYSFFVEKAREGERAFIICPLIEESAKLDTEAAVEYHARVSRGALRAVKVGLLHGKLSSDEKQHALTKFRSGETPILIATSVVEVGVDVPDASIMLVENAERFGLAALHQLRGRIGRKGQKAWFILLTAPHVTPEAEARLQALLDSDDGFEIARRDLELRGAGEFFGTRQSGEYELRYSNPARDEPLLLAARQSAFDLVEEDPELASHPGLRARFQQKHAPKLGLMAGG, from the coding sequence TTGACCGCATCTCGACTGAGCGCTCCCGTTTCCTCCGTTCCCTACGTCGGTCAGGAGCGTGAGAAAACGCTCGCCGAATTGGGCATAGTGACGGTCGAGGATTTGCTCGAACTTTTCCCGCGTCGCTACCTCGATCGCTCGCGAATCATGAAGGTCAAAGACCTTCAACTGACCGAGCATGAGGTCACCATCGTCGGCGAGGTGGCCTACGTCCAGCCGATGCGCAGCCGCCGCGGCAAACAGTGGCTGGTGGCCGGAATTGACGACGGCACCGATGTTCTGCAGTGCGTGTGGTTTCAGGGCATCGCCTACTGGAAGAAATCCATGCGCGTCGGCGATCTGGTGGCCATTTCGGGAGTCGTGCAGGAAATGGGCGGCTGGCGGATCGTTCACCCCGCCCTGGATCGCTTGAAGGAAGAAGGCGACCGCGAGCTCTATCACACCGGCCGCATCATCTCTCTCTATCCCGGCAGTCTGCCGCTCCGTAAGGTCGGACTCGAGAGCGCCACGCTCCGCCGCATTATGCGCGCCGCTCTTAATATCGCCCATCCCGAACTGATCGAGTTTCTTCCGGAACGCGATCTTCGCATGATCGGTGCGCTCTCCCGCGCCGAAGCCTGCGAGCAGATTCACTTCCCCGATTCCTGGGAATCGCTTCAAGCGGCCTGGCAACGCGTGCGCTTCGAAGAGTTATTCTTCTATCAGCTTCTGTTCGCCTATCGCCGGCACCTCAACAGTTCCGCGCCCGGCGGAGTCGCGTTCGAGAACATCGGGCCGATCACCCGCACAGTGCTCAAGGCTCTGCCGTTCGAACTCACCCAAGGACAGCGGCAGGTTCTGCACGAAATTCGCACCGATCTCGAAAAGCCCATCCCCATGCAGCGGCTTCTGCAGGGCGAAGTCGGCTCCGGCAAAACCACCGTCGCGCTGCTGGCGATGGCGATGGCCGCCGATTCCGGCTGGCAGTCCGCCATCATGGCTCCCACCGAGCTGCTCGCTCAGCAACACGCGCAGCGCATCACCGAATCCGCCGAAGCCGCCGGACTCCGCACTTGTCTTCTGCGCGGCGGGCTGAAGGTCCGCGAAAAACGCGCTATCCTTGCCGATATTGCTGCGCATGACGTGAATATCGTCATCGGCACACACGCGCTGCTCGAAGAGAACATCACGTTTTCCAAACTCGGTCTGGTGGTGATTGATGAGCAGCACCGTTTCGGAGTCGAGCAACGATCCGCGCTCCGCTCGAAGGGAACTCGCCCGCATCTCCTGCTGATGACCGCTACGCCCATTCCGCGCACGATGCGCCTCGCTCACATGGGCGATCTGGATGAATCGGTCCTTCGCGATCTGCCCGGCGGAGCCCGTCAGGTCGCGACCGTCCGCCGCGCCGAACTCGACCGCGAGAATATCTATTCGTTTTTTGTCGAGAAGGCTCGCGAGGGCGAGCGCGCCTTCATCATCTGTCCGCTCATCGAAGAGTCCGCCAAACTCGACACTGAAGCCGCCGTCGAGTATCACGCTCGCGTATCGCGCGGTGCGCTCCGGGCCGTCAAGGTGGGTCTACTGCACGGCAAACTGAGTTCAGATGAAAAGCAACACGCTCTCACCAAGTTCCGTTCCGGCGAGACTCCCATCCTTATCGCGACGTCGGTCGTTGAAGTCGGTGTGGACGTTCCCGACGCTTCCATCATGCTGGTCGAGAATGCCGAGCGGTTCGGTCTGGCGGCGTTGCATCAACTCCGCGGACGCATCGGCCGCAAGGGACAGAAAGCGTGGTTCATTCTGCTGACCGCTCCGCATGTCACTCCCGAGGCCGAAGCGCGGTTGCAGGCTCTGCTGGACTCGGACGACGGCTTCGAGATCGCCCGCCGCGATCTGGAACTGCGCGGAGCGGGCGAATTCTTCGGAACCCGGCAGAGCGGGGAGTACGAGCTTCGTTACAGCAATCCCGCCCGCGATGAACCGCTCCTCCTCGCCGCCCGCCAGAGCGCCTTTGACTTGGTTGAGGAAGACCCGGAGCTCGCTTCCCATCCCGGTCTCCGCGCTCGCTTCCAGCAAAAACATGCCCCTAAGCTGGGATTGATGGCCGGAGGATAA
- a CDS encoding DUF4139 domain-containing protein, giving the protein MKYIISVVIALALTGVALAKTGVSLTVYNDNLALVRDVREMEFLKGTGEVLFRDVSGQIDGTSVHFKAPGVELLEQNFDYDLVSPEKLLQKYVDRQIEIVTEKGDIASGTLLVSGLSGGQIIIRQSDGSLRSLLLDKAAEIRYPDLPEGLLTRPTLRWLVKAGDGGKKEAEVSYLTTGLSWRADYVMVIREKTDKADLDAWVTINNTSGTSYKDAKLKLIAGEIHRAEQPRTGAVRKLYKEVAMAADAQFEERAFFEYHLYTLQRPATVLDQQTKQISLFPLTSVKTKRIYDYDWQRKQDRVGVSLEFENSQENGLGMAIPAGRVRVYQQDDGGQEFIGEDNVQHTPKNEKIRVRVGEAFDIAVERKQTDLRRISDRVTETDYEVKLRNHKSETVEIVVVDYFWGDWDIIRESVAHKKISSTKLEFRVTVEPEKEAVLTYTIRQR; this is encoded by the coding sequence ATGAAATACATCATTTCAGTCGTGATCGCGCTGGCACTGACCGGCGTTGCGCTTGCGAAGACCGGCGTCTCCCTGACCGTGTACAACGATAATCTGGCTCTCGTCCGCGACGTTCGCGAAATGGAATTTCTGAAGGGAACCGGCGAGGTGTTGTTCCGCGACGTCTCCGGCCAGATTGATGGCACTTCCGTTCACTTCAAGGCTCCCGGTGTGGAACTTCTCGAGCAGAATTTCGACTATGATCTTGTCTCGCCCGAAAAGCTTCTTCAGAAGTACGTGGACCGGCAGATCGAGATCGTGACCGAGAAGGGAGATATCGCCTCCGGCACGCTGCTCGTTTCCGGGCTTTCCGGCGGACAGATCATCATTCGTCAGAGCGATGGTTCGCTCCGTAGTCTACTGCTCGACAAAGCCGCCGAGATTCGTTATCCCGATCTTCCCGAAGGACTTCTCACCCGTCCCACGCTTCGCTGGCTCGTGAAGGCCGGCGACGGTGGCAAAAAAGAAGCCGAAGTCTCCTATTTGACCACCGGACTCTCATGGCGGGCCGACTACGTTATGGTGATTCGCGAGAAAACGGACAAAGCCGATCTCGATGCGTGGGTGACCATCAACAACACCAGCGGAACGAGCTACAAGGACGCGAAACTGAAACTCATTGCCGGAGAAATCCACCGCGCCGAACAGCCACGCACCGGTGCCGTGAGAAAGCTATACAAGGAAGTGGCAATGGCGGCCGATGCGCAATTCGAGGAGCGCGCGTTCTTCGAGTATCACCTGTACACACTACAGCGCCCCGCCACCGTGCTCGATCAACAAACCAAGCAGATTAGCCTCTTCCCACTCACGTCGGTCAAGACGAAACGCATCTATGACTACGACTGGCAGCGCAAGCAGGATCGAGTCGGCGTTTCCCTCGAATTCGAGAATTCGCAGGAGAACGGTCTCGGCATGGCGATTCCCGCTGGCCGCGTCCGCGTCTATCAGCAGGACGACGGCGGACAGGAGTTCATCGGCGAAGACAACGTTCAGCACACTCCCAAGAACGAAAAAATCCGCGTACGCGTCGGCGAAGCCTTCGACATTGCGGTCGAGCGCAAACAGACCGATCTGCGTCGCATCTCCGATCGCGTTACCGAGACCGACTACGAAGTGAAGCTCCGCAACCACAAGAGCGAGACCGTTGAAATCGTTGTGGTGGATTATTTCTGGGGCGATTGGGACATCATTCGCGAAAGCGTTGCCCACAAAAAGATTAGTTCCACCAAACTGGAGTTCCGCGTTACTGTTGAACCCGAAAAGGAAGCCGTTCTCACCTACACCATCCGTCAGCGGTAG